From Fundulus heteroclitus isolate FHET01 chromosome 14, MU-UCD_Fhet_4.1, whole genome shotgun sequence, the proteins below share one genomic window:
- the LOC105919278 gene encoding tripartite motif-containing protein 16-like, which translates to MAEKGVKLHQEKFQASPDDLCYAGPEDVACDVCTGRKRKAVKSCLFCPASYCRDHLQPHYDAPPLKKHKLVDPCKNLQENICSRHDEVMKIFCRTDQQCICYLCTMDEHKDHETVPAAAERTEKQKELQVRQQQIQQRIQDQEKDVKLLQQEVEAINVSADKAVEDSEKIFSEMIGLIQKRSSDVKQQIRSQQETEVSRVKELQEKLEQEITELKRKDAELEQLSDTEDHNQFLLNYPSLSALSESTHSPSINIRPLRYFEDVTAAVSELREKLEDILRETGKNISLIVTEVDVLLSGPETKTRAEFLKYSQEITLDPNTAYNNLLLSAGNRKVTLLKQQQSYPDHPDRFSHWPQVLSREGLTGRCYWEVERRGGRINIALSYKNIRRAGRSNECLFGLTDKSWSLRLETNSYTFCHNNIQTPVSGPVSSRIGVYLDHRAGILSFYSVSETMTLLHRVQTTFTQPLHAGIRLRSFFDGSSAEFVKLK; encoded by the coding sequence ATGGCTGAGAAGGGAGTTAAGCTGCACCAAGAGAAATTCCAAGCTTCTCCAGAtgatctctgctatgctggacctgaagatgtggcctgtgatgTCTGCACTGGGAGGAAGAGGAAAGCTGTCAAGTCCTGTTTGTTCTGCCCTGCTTCCTACTGCAGGGATCATCTCCAGCCTCACTATGATGCTCCACCATtaaagaaacacaagctggtggaTCCATGcaagaacctccaggagaacatctgctctcgtcatgatgaggtgatgaagatcttctgtcgtactgatcagcagtgtatctgttatctctgcactatggatgaacataaagacCATGAAACAgtcccagctgcagcagaaaggactgagaAGCAGAAGGAGCTCCAGGTGAGACAACAACAAATCCAGCAGAGGATCCAGGAccaagagaaagatgtgaagctgcttcaacaggaggtGGAGGCCATCAATGTCTCTGCTGATAaagcagtggaggacagtgagaagatcttcTCTGAGATGATCGgtctcatccagaaaagaagctctgatgtgaagcagcagatcagatcccagcaggaaactgaagtgagtcgagtcaaagagcttcaggagaagctggagcaggagatcactgagctgaagaggaaagacgctgagctggagcagctctcagacacagaggatcacaaccagtttctcctcaactacccctcactgtcagctctcagtgagtctacacactcacCCAGCATCAATATTCGTCCTCTGAGatactttgaggatgtgacagcagctgtgtcagagctcagagagaaACTAGAGGACATCCTGAGAGAGACGGGGAAAAATATCTCACTGATTGTGACTGAAGTTGACGTTTTACTATCAGGACCAGAAACAAAGACCAGAGctgagtttttaaaatattcacaaGAAATCActctggatccaaacacagcatACAATAATCTGTTATTATCTGCAGGGAACAGAAAAGTAACATTACTGAAACAACAACAGTCttatcctgatcatccagacagattctcCCATTGGCCTCAGGTTCTGAGTAGAGAGGgtctgactggacgttgttactgggaggtggagaggagaggaggaagaatTAATATAGCACTTTCATATAAGAACATCAGGAGAGCAGGACGGTCAAATGAATGTTTATTTGGATTGACCGACAAATCTTGGTCTTTACGCCTTGAAACAAACAgttacacattttgtcacaacaaCATTCAAACTCCAGTCTCAGGTCCAGTTTCCTCCAGAataggagtgtacctggatcacagagcaggtattctgtctttctacagcgtctctgaaaccatgactctcctccacagagtccagaccacatTCACTCAGCCTCTACATGCCGGGATCAGGCTCAGGTCCTTCTTTGATGGATCCTCTGCTGAGTTTGTAAAACTGAAGTAG
- the LOC105924037 gene encoding tripartite motif-containing protein 16 produces the protein MAQGRRGPRPRPPYDTGKDYRCDWLGFLEELVLQIGYSHPKASEDGLALSESTHSPSINIRPLRYFEDVTATTLKEKLQGLLTDRWTNILLTVTKVDVSLSKPEPKTRAEFLKCSQEITLDPNTANNYLLLSVGNRKVTVIKQQQSYPDHPDRFTYWPQVLSRESLTERCYWEVEKRSGGRINVAVSYKNISRAGQSDECLFGCTDKSWSISCETNGYTFCHKDIKTSLSGPVSSRIGVYLDQRAGILSFYSVSDTMTLLHRVQTTFTQPLYAGVRLRPSLFGSSAEFVNLK, from the exons ATGGCCCAAGGGAGGAGAGGGCCCAGACCAAGGCCTCCTTACGACACTGGAAAGGATTATAGGTGTGATTGGCTGGGGTTTCTGGAGGAGCTGGTTCTGCAGATAGGATACAGTCATCCAAAGGCCAGCGAAGATGGCTTGG cactcagtgagtctacacactcacCCAGCATCAATATTCGTCCTCTGAGatactttgaggatgtgacagcaaCAACACTCAAAGAGAAACTGCAGGGCCTCTTGACAGACAGATGGACAAACATCTTACTGACCGTCACCAAAGTAGATGTTTCACTGTCTAAACCAGAACCAAAGACCAGAGctgagtttttaaaatgttcccaAGAAATCActctggatccaaacacagcaaacaattATCTGTTATTATCTGTAGGGAACAGAAAAGTGACAGTAATTAAACAACAACAGTCttatcctgatcatccagacagattcactTACTGGCCTCAGGTTctgagtagagagagtctgactgaacgttgttactgggaggtggagaaGAGAAGTGGAGGAAGAATTAATGTAGCAGTTTCATATAAGAACATCAGCAGAGCAGGACAATCAGATGAATGTTTATTTGGATGCACTGACAAATCTTGGTCTATAAGCTGTGAAACAAATGGCTATACGTTTTGTCACAAGGACATTAAAACTTCACTATCAGGTCCAGTTTCCTCCAGAataggagtgtacctggatcaaagagcaggtattctgtctTTTTACAGCGTCTCTGAcaccatgactctcctccacagagtccagaccacatTCACTCAGCCTCTATATGCTGGAGTCAGGCTCAGACCTTCTTTGTTTGGATCCTCTGCTGAGTTTGTTAACCTGAAATAG
- the LOC118565775 gene encoding tripartite motif-containing protein 16-like, which translates to MAQGGVLLDQEKFSCSICLDLLKDPVTIPCGHSYCMNCITDHWDGEDQKRIYKCPQCRKEFLPRPVLEKNVMLAALVEDLKKTGLQAAPADLCYAGSEDVACDVCTGRKVKAVKSCLICLASFCENHLQPHYESFTFKKHKIVKASAKLQQNICTHHDEVMKIFCHTDQQCICYLCTMDEHKGHETVPAAAERTEKQKELQVSRQQIQQRIQDQEKDVKLLQQEVEAINVSANKAVEDSEKIFTEMICLIQKRRSDVKQQIRSQQETEVSRVKELQEKLEQEITELKRKDAELEQLSDTEDHSQFLLNYPSPSALSESTYSSSINIRPLRYFEDVTAAVSELREKLEDILRDAGTNISLKVTDVDVLLPQPEPETRAEILKYSQEITLDPNTAHKYLLISEGGRKVTLMKEEKACPDHPDRFTDWLQVLSRESLSGRCYWEVEWRGGGRVDLAVSYKNISRAGGSDACLFGANDKSWSLFCYRDRFTLYQNDIQTPVSGPVSSRIGVYLDHRAGILSFYSVSETMTLLHRVQTTFTQPLYAGVGLYNGDSAEFVKLK; encoded by the coding sequence ATGGCTCAGGGAGGAGTACTGCTGGACCAAGAGAAATTCTCCTGCTCCATTTGTTTGGACCTACTGAAGGATCCGGTGActattccctgtggacacagctactgtatgaacTGTATTACAGACCACTGGGATGGAGAGGATCAGAAGAGAATCTACAAATGCCCTCAGTGTAGAAAGGAATTTTTACCGAGGCCTGTCCTGGAGAAAAACGTCATGTTAGCTGCTTTAGTGGAGGatctgaagaagactggactccaagctgctccagCTGACCTTTGCTATGCTGGAtctgaagatgtggcctgtgatgTCTGCACTGGAAGGAAGGTGAAAGCTGTTAAATCCTGTTTAATCTGTTTGGCCTCTTTTTGTGAAAACCACCTGCAACCTCACTATGAATCCTTTActttcaaaaaacataaaattgtgaAAGCTTCTGCTAAACTCCAGCAGAACATCTGCACTCatcatgatgaggtgatgaagatctTCTGTCATACTGATCAGCAgtgtatctgttatctctgcactatggatgaacataaaggccatGAAACAgtcccagctgcagcagaaaggactgagaAGCAGAAGGAGCTCCAGGTGAGTCGACAACaaatccagcagagaatccaggaccaagagaaagatgtgaagctgcttcaacaggaggtGGAGGCCATCAATGTCTCTGCTAATAaagcagtggaggacagtgagaagatcttcactGAGATGATCTGTCTCATTCAGAAAAGAAGgtctgatgtgaagcagcagatcagatcccagcaggaaactgaagtgagtcgagtcaaagagcttcaggagaagctggagcaggagatcactgagctgaagaggaaagacgctgagctggagcagctctcagacacagaggatcacagCCAGTTTCTCCTCAACTACCCTTCACcgtcagcactcagtgagtctacatACTCATCCAGCATCAATATTCGTCCTCTGAGatactttgaggatgtgacagcagctgtgtcagagctcagagagaaACTAGAGGACATCCTGAGAGATGCAGGaacaaacatctcactgaaaGTCACCGATGTGGATGTTTTACTGCCACAACCAGAACCTGAGACCAGAGCTGAAATCCTAAAATATTCGCAAGAAATCACcctggatccaaacacagcacACAAATATTTGTTAATATCTGAGGGGGGCAGAAAAGTAACATtaatgaaagaagaaaaggcctgtcctgatcatccagacagattcactgACTGGCTTCAGGTCCTGAGTAGGGAGAGTCTGTctggacgttgttactgggaggtggagtggagaggaggaggaagagttgATCTAGCGGTTTCATACAAGAACATCAGCAGAGCAGGAGGGTCAGATGCGTGTTTATTTGGAGCTAATGACAAATCTTGGTCATTATTCTGTTACAGAGACCGTTTTACATTGTATCAAAATGACATTCAAACTCCAGTATCAGGTCCAGTTTCCTCCAGAataggagtgtacctggatcacagagcaggtattctgtctttctacagcgtctctgaaaccatgactctcctccacagagtccagaccacatTCACTCAGCCTCTATATGCTGGAGTTGGACTTTATAATGGAGACTCTGCTGAGTTTGTTAAACTGAAATAG
- the LOC105921917 gene encoding tripartite motif-containing protein 16 translates to MAQRGAQLDSESISCSICLDLLKDPVTIPCGHSYCMDCIKEYWDREDQRRSHGCPQCRKEFIPRPVLEKNITLTDLVEDLKKTGLQADTSDHFYAGPEDVACDVCTGRKMKAAMSCLVCLVTYCEKHLQPHYQSPAFKNHKLVNPSKKLHQNICSRHDEVMKIFCRTDQQCICYLCTMDEHKGHETVPAAAERTEKQKEVQVSRQQIQQRIQDQEKDVKLLQQEVEAINISADKAVEDSEKIFTEMIRLIQKRSSDVKQQIRSQQETEVSRVKELQEKLEQEITELKRKDAELKQLSDTEDHSQFLLNYPSLSALSESTHSSSINIRPLRYFEDVTAAVSELREKLEDILRETWTNISLKVTEVDVLLPQPEPETRAGFLKYSQEISLDPNSANKKLLLSEGNKKATLMKQQQSYPDHPDRFTDWLQVLSRESLTERCYWEVEWKERGIDVAVSYKNISRAEGLDECLFGANDKSWSLYCDTDNYKFCHNNIQTPVSGPVSSRVGVYLDHRAGILSFYSVSETMTLLHRVQTTFTQPLHAGVGLHYVYLGSSAEFVKLK, encoded by the coding sequence ATGGCACAGAGAGGAGCTCAGTTAGACAGCGAATCCATCTCCTGTTCCATCTGTTTGGATCTCCTGAAGGATCCGGTGActattccctgtggacacagctactgtatggACTGCATCAAAGAGTACTGGGATAGAGAGGATCAGAGGAGAAGCCACggctgccctcagtgcaggaAAGAGTTCATACCGAGGCCTGTCCTGGagaaaaacatcacattaaCTGATTTAGTGGAGGatctgaagaagactggactccaagctgATACATCTGATCACTTCTACGCTGGACCTGAAGACGTGGCCTGTGATGTCTGCACTGGGAGGAAGATGAAAGCTGCCATGTCCTGTCTGGTCTGTTTAGTGACTTACTGTGAGAAACATCTTCAGCCTCACTATCAATCCCCtgcttttaaaaatcacaaGCTGGTGAACCCGTCCAAAAAGCTCCACCagaacatctgctctcgtcatgatgaggtgatgaagatcttctgtcgtactgatcagcagtgtatctgttatctctgcactatggatgaacataaaggccatGAAACAgtcccagctgcagcagaaaggactgagaAGCAGAAGGAGGTCCAGGTGAGTCGACAACaaatccagcagagaatccaggaccaagagaaagatgtgaagctgcttcaacaggaggtGGAGGCCATCAATATCTCTGCTGATAaagcagtggaggacagtgagaagatcttcactGAGATGATCCGTCTgatccagaaaagaagctctgatgtgaagcagcagatcagatcccagcaggaaactgaagtgagtcgagtcaaagagcttcaggagaagctggagcaggagatcactgagctgaagaggaaagatgctgagctgaagcagctctcagacacagaggatcacagccagtttctcctcaactacccctcactgtcagcactcagtgagtctacacactcatccagcatcaatATTCGTCCTCTGAGatactttgaggatgtgacagcagctgtgtcagagctcagagagaaACTAGAGGACATCCTGAGAGAGACATGGACAAACATCTCTCTGAAAGTCACCGAAGTGGATGTTTTACTGCCACAACCAGAACCTGAGACCAGAGCTGGATTTCTAAAATATTCGCAAGAAATATCTCTGGATCCAAACTCAGCAAACAAGAAGCTGTTATTATCCGAGGGGAACAAGAAAGCAACATTAATGAAACAACAACAGTCTTAccctgatcatccagacagattcactgACTGGCTTCAGGTCCTGAGCAGAGAGAGTCTGACTGAacgttgttactgggaggtggagtggaAAGAGAGAGGAATCGATGTAGCAGTTTCATACAAGAATATCAGCAGAGCAGAAGGATTAGATGAATGCTTATTTGGAGCCAATGACAAATCTTGGTCATTATATTGTGACACAGACAATTATAAATTTTGCCACaacaacatacaaactccaGTATCAGGTCCAGTttcctccagagtaggagtgtacctggaccacagagcaggtattctgtctttctacagcgtctctgaaaccatgactctcctccacagagtccagaccacatTCACTCAGCCTCTACATGCCGGGGTCGGGCTTCATTATGTTTATCTAGGATCCTCTGCTGAGTTTGTTAAACTGAAATAG